The DNA region AAGTGATAAGTAACATCCGTTGGATAAATTTACTTTTTGTCATGCTGCGATGTTGGATTTTAAAATTTTCCACGACTCTTTCCTGCTGTTCATTTAGACCTACTTGTTGAATTTCTGACATTAATCTGCCCCTTTCATAATTTTCTATATTTTCTATTATATCAAAATATCTGCTAAATACTTTCATGATATGCATTTTCCTGGCGTTCTTTTCAATTTGTTTATTTTTATCAAAAAAATGAAAAGAAGCCACCTCAATTAAGAGACAGCTCCTTGGAAAATTAACATCTTAGGGGACCCAACCATTCATCAGCCAATGAACATTTCCTGCACATCTTTTTAGTCCTTTTAACGATCTAATAGAAGCTTAGAAAGCTTAGCCGATGTGTGCTGTTCCGTTGTAGGAATTAATTCACATGTGTTGTTATGGAATTCAAATTCCCAAATGAAACAACCATTTACTCTTTGATACTAATGGACTCAAATCCTAATATTTGGATTCGTTTCTTGGCAATGCAGTCACTGATTGGTTAAAGGTTGATTGAGAACCATGATAAAGTAAAATTCATTTATCAAGTAGTCAAATCTGTAAAGTTGCTTAACGTTTATTACTTACTAGCTGAGCACTTATTCAATTTCAGAAGTTTTAAATAGTTTGTATTACACCATTTAATTGTGTATTAGTTTTTATGACTCTTTCTTTCAAAAATTTTTAGGTTTCTTCACAATTAGGAAGCTTCCATATTAATTTTAGAAAGGGTCATTTGGTTTAAGGAACTTACCAACGTATTTTATTAATAGGTAGATAAGTTATACTTTACTCCCAAGACTCAATAACACTACTTTGAATTGAATTTAAGTGATTACCTCTTGTTACTAGTAAAGCAAGAATCTGTTAAGGTTTTACACCTTGCCATTTCAGTTATACATCGCTCCACTTACCAAATAATGATAAAGGAAAAACCAACTACTCGTTCACACGGAACGAACACTTATGGCTGAGTCTCCTAAGAAGTTAATTTCTTTATTTCTTCTTTACACTTATAGTATACCACCTGAATAACTCACTTAATCAACGGTTTGTGACTAATTAGTGAACTTTTCAAAATAAATAATTAATTCTCATAAAGCGTAATTACTCTTTTAAGAAAAAGCGGATGGGGAATATTTACAGTATTTTAAAAATAAGAAATACACATACTACAATTGTAATGAATTTTTTATGAAAGAAGGAACGTCACATGACTGTTGGAACTCAGGTAAAACAGGCAATAGCTGGTTTAAAAAGTGCTCAGGCTAGTTTTGAAGGGTTTGCACTAGCCACTGATAATCAAAACGCAAAACAACTTTATCAGCAAGCTGCACAACAAACACAATCTGTACTTGAAAGTCTGGAACCACGTCTTCAAGAAATTTTAACAGAAGAGCCTCAATACAATCAGTAATAACTTGAGCAGGGTTGGCAATTTTGCTAACCCGCTTTTCATGCATTTTGTGGACTAATTGAAAATCGGAAGGAAGATAGCCCGTGACCATCTCATCTGATGTTAAGCAATGTCTTTCAAACATAAAAGGAATCGAATCACAATTATCTTCGCTAGCATTAAATTCGCTTGATATAGGTGCCCAGGAAATTTTTCACGAGACCATGTTAACCATGGCTTTAGTGAAGAAAGATTTACAGACACGCGTTTTGGAACTAGAACGACTTGAACCGCAATATAAAGG from Neobacillus sp. FSL H8-0543 includes:
- a CDS encoding DUF1657 domain-containing protein, whose product is MTVGTQVKQAIAGLKSAQASFEGFALATDNQNAKQLYQQAAQQTQSVLESLEPRLQEILTEEPQYNQ
- a CDS encoding DUF1657 domain-containing protein is translated as MTISSDVKQCLSNIKGIESQLSSLALNSLDIGAQEIFHETMLTMALVKKDLQTRVLELERLEPQYKGS